From a region of the Gordonia sp. PP30 genome:
- a CDS encoding alpha/beta hydrolase produces MGGNVRRSRRRKKSGTAVDPNTGVDFKRIYTDESSTVIADDGVGLAVRTHLTGDDPERSPELTVIFVHGFTLRMASWHFQRYGLAERWADRRIRMVFYDQRGHGRSDPASAASSSVPQLGDDLAAVIRAVAPTGPVVLVGHSMGGMTIMALARSHPELFGYKGRVSGVALISTAARGITEAGLGEGLNNPVVDALRVSVRYFPRLVQAGRGVTRQAVEPVLIAASFGPDFYSPSAGHAVESMIQNTPISTMVNFLHALESHDESTALPVLAQVPSVVMCGDIDRLTPLPNSLRMYSELGDDSRLLIGEGCGHMLPMEHPDLVNDGIDGLVQRSRIALNRPKMRWYWGRDGSV; encoded by the coding sequence CTGGGCGGCAACGTCCGGCGCTCCCGGCGCCGCAAGAAGAGCGGCACCGCGGTCGACCCGAACACCGGCGTCGATTTCAAGCGCATCTACACCGACGAGTCGTCGACCGTCATCGCCGACGACGGCGTCGGTCTCGCGGTGCGCACGCATCTGACCGGCGACGACCCCGAGCGCTCACCGGAACTGACGGTGATCTTCGTCCACGGCTTCACGCTGCGGATGGCGTCGTGGCATTTCCAGCGCTACGGCCTCGCCGAGCGGTGGGCCGACCGGCGGATCCGGATGGTCTTCTACGACCAGCGCGGACACGGCCGCAGCGACCCGGCCTCGGCCGCGAGCTCGTCGGTCCCGCAGCTCGGGGACGACCTCGCGGCGGTGATCCGGGCCGTCGCACCGACCGGCCCGGTGGTGCTGGTGGGGCATTCGATGGGCGGCATGACGATCATGGCGCTGGCCCGGAGCCATCCCGAACTCTTCGGCTACAAGGGACGCGTCTCCGGTGTCGCACTGATCTCGACCGCCGCGCGCGGCATCACCGAGGCCGGTCTCGGTGAGGGCCTCAACAATCCGGTCGTCGACGCGCTGCGCGTCTCCGTCCGGTATTTCCCGCGCCTGGTGCAGGCCGGGCGCGGCGTCACCCGTCAGGCCGTGGAACCGGTGCTGATCGCCGCCAGCTTCGGTCCCGACTTCTACAGTCCGTCGGCCGGTCACGCCGTGGAGTCGATGATCCAGAACACCCCCATCTCGACGATGGTGAACTTTCTGCACGCCCTGGAGAGCCACGACGAGTCGACCGCGCTGCCGGTGCTCGCGCAGGTGCCGTCGGTGGTGATGTGCGGCGACATCGATCGGCTGACCCCGCTGCCGAATTCGCTGCGCATGTACTCCGAACTGGGTGACGACTCGCGGCTGCTGATCGGGGAGGGCTGCGGCCACATGCTGCCGATGGAGCACCCCGACCTGGTCAACGACGGTATCGACGGGCTGGTCCAGCGATCCCGGATCGCCCTGAACCGGCCCAAGATGCGGTGGTACTGGGGGCGTGATGGGAGCGTCTGA
- the tsaE gene encoding tRNA (adenosine(37)-N6)-threonylcarbamoyltransferase complex ATPase subunit type 1 TsaE, with protein MGASDPVRGAAGRRELPEVADTEALGADLARILRAGDLVILDGPLGAGKTALTRGLAAGLGVRGRVSSPTFIIARQHAPGEGGGPGLIHVDAYRLGGLDDLDALDLDTDLTDSVVVVEWGEGVAERLVDEYLTVRLRRADDSDVRTAEWEWVSHE; from the coding sequence ATGGGAGCGTCTGATCCGGTCCGCGGCGCCGCCGGGCGGCGCGAGCTGCCGGAGGTCGCGGACACCGAGGCGCTCGGCGCCGACCTCGCGCGGATCCTGCGGGCGGGGGATCTGGTGATCCTCGACGGGCCGCTCGGTGCGGGCAAGACCGCGCTGACCCGCGGCCTGGCCGCCGGGCTCGGCGTGCGCGGGCGGGTCAGTTCGCCGACGTTCATCATCGCGCGCCAGCACGCGCCCGGCGAGGGCGGCGGCCCCGGCCTGATCCACGTCGACGCCTACCGCCTCGGCGGGCTCGACGATCTCGACGCCCTCGATCTGGACACCGATCTCACCGATTCGGTGGTCGTCGTCGAATGGGGTGAGGGCGTGGCCGAACGGCTGGTCGACGAGTATCTGACGGTGCGGCTGCGGCGCGCGGACGACTCCGACGTGCGCACCGCGGAATGGGAATGGGTGAGCCATGAGTGA
- the tsaB gene encoding tRNA (adenosine(37)-N6)-threonylcarbamoyltransferase complex dimerization subunit type 1 TsaB has translation MSDPRLILALDTATPTVVVGLVELGDAGPRTLAERVVDDHRRHAEVLTTLMRDVLADAGVTGADLDGVVVGCGPGPFTGLRVGMATAAAYADALGIGVYGVCTLDAIAGAAGESADVLVVTDARRREAYWARYRGGQRIDGPQVSAPDAVVVGEAAVVAGTPGFTDRYGLPVSAVTVPTPASLVAAADLTAPGPLTPLYLRRPDAVELKDQRRKSLLP, from the coding sequence ATGAGTGACCCGCGGCTGATCCTGGCCCTGGACACCGCCACTCCGACGGTGGTGGTGGGGCTGGTGGAACTCGGCGACGCCGGTCCGCGCACCCTCGCCGAACGGGTCGTGGACGACCACCGCCGCCACGCCGAGGTCCTCACCACCCTGATGCGCGACGTGCTGGCCGATGCCGGCGTCACGGGCGCGGATCTGGACGGGGTGGTCGTCGGCTGCGGGCCGGGCCCGTTCACCGGTCTGCGCGTGGGCATGGCGACCGCCGCCGCGTACGCGGACGCCCTGGGCATCGGCGTGTACGGGGTGTGCACCCTGGACGCGATCGCCGGGGCGGCCGGTGAGTCCGCCGACGTGCTGGTGGTGACCGACGCCCGGCGTCGCGAGGCCTACTGGGCCCGGTACCGGGGCGGGCAGCGGATCGACGGCCCGCAGGTGAGCGCACCCGATGCCGTCGTCGTGGGGGAGGCGGCCGTCGTCGCCGGGACCCCCGGCTTCACCGACCGGTACGGGCTGCCGGTCTCGGCCGTGACCGTCCCGACGCCGGCCTCGCTGGTGGCCGCCGCGGATCTCACCGCTCCCGGGCCGCTCACGCCGCTGTACCTGCGGCGGCCGGATGCGGTGGAACTGAAGGACCAGCGCCGCAAGTCGTTGCTGCCGTGA
- the rimI gene encoding ribosomal protein S18-alanine N-acetyltransferase, whose translation MIVDALTPRDLPRCAELETVLFAGDSPWPLPGFVSELAAAHNRYFALRAEPGGPVAGYAGISLLGPPGGQECEVHTIAVAPEFQGTGGGRALMSAMLAVADAAGAPVFLEVRTDNTLAIGLYESVGFTVAGVRRNYYQPSGADAYTMVRPADEGTASP comes from the coding sequence GTGATCGTCGACGCCCTCACCCCGCGCGACCTGCCGCGCTGCGCCGAATTGGAGACCGTGCTGTTCGCCGGCGACTCGCCCTGGCCGCTCCCGGGCTTCGTGAGTGAACTCGCCGCGGCGCACAACCGCTACTTCGCGCTCCGCGCCGAGCCCGGCGGGCCGGTCGCCGGCTACGCCGGGATCAGCCTCCTCGGGCCGCCCGGCGGGCAGGAATGCGAGGTGCACACCATCGCCGTCGCACCGGAGTTCCAGGGCACCGGCGGCGGCCGGGCGCTGATGTCGGCGATGCTGGCGGTTGCCGATGCCGCGGGCGCGCCGGTATTCCTGGAGGTGCGTACCGACAACACGCTGGCCATCGGGCTGTACGAGAGCGTCGGTTTCACCGTCGCCGGGGTCCGGCGCAACTACTATCAGCCGTCCGGCGCCGATGCCTACACCATGGTGCGCCCGGCCGACGAGGGGACAGCGTCACCGTGA
- the tsaD gene encoding tRNA (adenosine(37)-N6)-threonylcarbamoyltransferase complex transferase subunit TsaD yields the protein MIVMGIESSCDETGVGIVSWDGESATLLADEVASSQDEHARYGGVVPEVASRAHLEAMVPTMTRAREAAGIDRPDAIAVTIGPGLAGALLVGVAAAKAYALAWDVPLYAVNHLGGHVAVDTLEHGPMPPSVALLVSGGHTHLLGIEALDRPIDELGTTIDDAAGEAFDKVARLLDLGYPGGPVIDELARDGDPAAIKFPRGLTGPRDAPYDFSFSGLKTAVARYVEGEVRAGREVSVPDVAASFQEAVADVLTAKAMRAVAERGVDTLVLGGGATANSRIRSLAQERADAAGVRLRVPKPRLCTDNGVMVATLGAHVIGGGAPASSLNVATDPGMSVQISKL from the coding sequence GTGATCGTGATGGGTATCGAGAGCTCGTGCGACGAGACGGGCGTCGGGATCGTCTCCTGGGACGGCGAATCGGCGACGCTGCTGGCCGACGAGGTGGCCTCCAGCCAGGACGAGCACGCCCGCTACGGCGGCGTGGTCCCCGAGGTGGCCTCCCGCGCGCACCTGGAGGCCATGGTGCCGACCATGACCCGCGCCCGCGAGGCCGCCGGGATCGACCGGCCGGATGCCATCGCGGTGACCATCGGCCCCGGGCTGGCGGGCGCCCTGCTGGTCGGCGTCGCCGCCGCCAAGGCGTACGCGCTGGCCTGGGATGTGCCGCTGTACGCGGTGAACCACCTCGGCGGCCACGTCGCCGTCGACACCCTGGAACACGGCCCGATGCCGCCCTCGGTGGCCTTGCTGGTCTCCGGCGGCCACACCCATCTGCTCGGCATCGAGGCCCTGGACCGGCCGATCGACGAACTCGGCACCACCATCGACGACGCGGCCGGGGAGGCCTTCGACAAGGTCGCGCGGCTGCTCGACCTCGGCTATCCCGGCGGGCCGGTGATCGATGAGCTGGCCCGCGACGGCGATCCGGCGGCCATCAAGTTCCCGCGCGGTCTGACCGGTCCCCGCGACGCTCCGTACGACTTCTCGTTCAGCGGCCTCAAGACGGCCGTCGCGCGCTACGTGGAGGGTGAGGTGCGGGCCGGTCGCGAGGTCAGCGTGCCCGACGTGGCGGCGTCGTTCCAGGAGGCGGTGGCCGACGTGCTGACCGCCAAGGCGATGCGTGCGGTCGCCGAACGCGGCGTCGACACCCTGGTGCTCGGCGGCGGGGCCACCGCCAATTCCCGGATCCGGTCCCTCGCGCAGGAGCGCGCCGATGCCGCGGGGGTGCGGCTGCGCGTCCCGAAGCCGCGGCTGTGCACCGACAACGGCGTCATGGTGGCGACGCTGGGTGCGCACGTGATCGGCGGCGGCGCCCCGGCGTCGTCGCTGAACGTGGCGACCGATCCCGGGATGTCGGTGCAGATCAGCAAGCTCTGA
- the groES gene encoding co-chaperone GroES, translating to MAGVNIKPLEDKILIQAVEAETTTASGLVIPDSAKEKPQEGKVIAVGPGRWDEDGDKRIPLDVSEGDTVIYSKYGGTEITYGGEAYLILSARDILAVVG from the coding sequence GTGGCAGGCGTGAACATCAAGCCGCTTGAGGACAAGATCCTTATTCAGGCCGTCGAGGCTGAGACCACCACCGCTTCGGGTCTGGTCATTCCGGACTCGGCCAAGGAGAAGCCCCAGGAGGGCAAGGTCATCGCTGTGGGCCCCGGCCGCTGGGACGAGGACGGCGACAAGCGGATCCCGCTGGACGTCAGCGAGGGTGACACCGTCATCTACAGCAAGTACGGCGGCACCGAGATCACCTACGGTGGCGAGGCCTACCTGATCCTGTCGGCGCGCGACATCCTCGCGGTCGTCGGCTGA
- a CDS encoding WhiB family transcriptional regulator encodes MTITADRLPGPNADFWDWQREGGCRGLDSSVFFHPEGERGHARLQRERRAKQICAACPVIAQCRSHALSVDEIYGIWGGLSEHERHLIRRRRPSHGMKNTPAA; translated from the coding sequence GTGACCATCACCGCAGACCGCCTGCCCGGCCCCAACGCCGATTTCTGGGACTGGCAGCGCGAGGGTGGCTGCCGGGGCCTGGACTCGTCGGTGTTCTTCCACCCCGAGGGCGAGCGCGGGCACGCACGACTGCAGCGCGAACGTCGTGCCAAGCAGATCTGCGCCGCGTGCCCGGTGATCGCGCAGTGCCGCTCCCACGCCCTGTCCGTCGACGAGATCTACGGCATCTGGGGCGGCCTGTCCGAGCATGAGCGGCACCTGATCCGCCGCCGCCGGCCCAGCCACGGAATGAAGAACACCCCGGCGGCCTGA
- a CDS encoding sigma-70 family RNA polymerase sigma factor: MKLTGEALDQKVREAVSGDRVALSSVLESVREPVLRYCRARMGAGERHLFSADDVAQEVLMAVMTAVPRYQDQGRPFMAFVYGIASHKVADAMRSAARVKADPTDAVPESVDVSRGPEQRALDNDASRRMAALLETLPEKQREILVLRLVVGLSAEETAEMVGSSAGAVRVAQHRALAKLKKQIRPGGEW; this comes from the coding sequence ATGAAACTGACAGGTGAGGCGCTGGACCAGAAGGTCCGGGAAGCGGTGAGCGGGGACCGCGTGGCGCTGAGCTCAGTGCTCGAAAGTGTGCGAGAACCCGTTCTCCGCTACTGCCGGGCACGCATGGGTGCCGGCGAACGGCACCTGTTCTCGGCTGACGACGTCGCGCAGGAGGTGCTCATGGCGGTGATGACGGCGGTGCCCCGGTACCAAGACCAGGGTCGCCCGTTCATGGCCTTCGTCTACGGCATCGCCTCGCACAAGGTCGCCGACGCGATGCGCTCGGCGGCACGCGTCAAAGCCGACCCCACCGACGCCGTCCCCGAATCGGTCGACGTCTCCCGCGGCCCCGAACAACGAGCTCTCGACAACGATGCGAGCCGCCGGATGGCCGCGCTCCTGGAGACCCTGCCGGAGAAGCAGCGCGAGATCCTCGTGCTGCGCCTGGTGGTCGGGCTGTCCGCGGAGGAGACCGCCGAGATGGTCGGCAGCAGCGCCGGCGCGGTGCGCGTCGCGCAGCATCGCGCGCTCGCGAAGCTCAAGAAGCAGATACGACCGGGAGGTGAGTGGTGA
- a CDS encoding anti-sigma-D factor RsdA, with the protein MKHEDESPVDLNAVHHDDDFLNALIEGRALPDPDPAEQRLGALLFAWRTETLAEPIPVEPRLPDVEQAIAVAEAERKRRATARHLRLISGAAAITAVAAAGLLVLSENSQPGDPLWNVKKVVFAESAKQTQATVDVQNTLERAEVAMAAGDTTGATVLVRKAQEDLKPVHDKATRERMQQWIQRLLSDDKPVTSASSTSATTPVDPTTLPSEVSGSPTTSVTVPVTPTKPPSSSPSSSASPSSSTSASASPPSSSIPESAVPAE; encoded by the coding sequence GTGAAGCACGAGGACGAGTCGCCCGTCGACCTGAACGCCGTCCACCACGACGACGACTTCCTGAACGCCCTCATCGAGGGCCGGGCGCTGCCCGATCCCGATCCCGCCGAGCAGCGGCTGGGAGCGCTGCTGTTCGCGTGGCGCACCGAGACCCTCGCCGAGCCGATCCCGGTGGAACCCCGGCTGCCCGACGTCGAGCAGGCGATCGCCGTCGCCGAGGCCGAACGCAAGCGCCGCGCCACCGCCCGCCACCTGCGCCTGATCTCCGGCGCCGCCGCGATCACCGCGGTGGCGGCCGCCGGCCTGCTGGTGCTGTCGGAGAACTCGCAGCCGGGTGACCCGCTGTGGAACGTCAAGAAGGTCGTCTTCGCCGAGTCCGCCAAGCAGACCCAGGCCACCGTCGACGTCCAGAACACGCTGGAGCGCGCCGAGGTCGCGATGGCCGCGGGCGACACCACCGGGGCCACCGTGCTGGTCCGGAAGGCGCAAGAGGACCTCAAGCCGGTCCACGACAAGGCCACCCGCGAGCGGATGCAGCAGTGGATTCAGCGCCTGCTGTCCGACGACAAGCCGGTGACCTCGGCGTCGTCGACGAGCGCGACCACGCCGGTGGATCCGACCACGTTGCCGTCGGAGGTGAGCGGTTCGCCGACCACCTCGGTGACCGTGCCGGTGACCCCGACCAAGCCGCCGTCGTCCTCGCCGTCCTCGTCCGCGTCGCCGTCGTCGAGCACCAGCGCGTCCGCGTCGCCGCCGTCGAGTTCGATTCCGGAGAGCGCGGTTCCGGCCGAATAA
- a CDS encoding DUF5319 domain-containing protein yields the protein MHDHFPPGMPPDPFADDPSDPAAALDAMEPGVPLDDQEREAVREDLADLDVYERLLAPRGIRGLVVICEDCREDHFHDWDMLRASLHQLLADGSVRPHEPALDPRPEDYVTWDYCRGFADAHGIFGERRR from the coding sequence GTGCATGACCACTTCCCTCCCGGAATGCCGCCGGACCCGTTCGCGGACGACCCGAGCGATCCCGCCGCAGCTCTGGACGCGATGGAACCCGGTGTGCCCCTGGATGATCAGGAGCGCGAGGCGGTCCGCGAGGATCTGGCCGACCTCGACGTGTACGAACGGCTGCTCGCCCCGCGCGGGATCCGCGGTCTCGTGGTGATCTGCGAGGATTGTCGGGAAGATCACTTCCACGACTGGGACATGCTGCGCGCCAGCCTGCATCAGCTGCTCGCCGACGGCTCGGTCCGTCCGCATGAGCCGGCCCTCGATCCGCGCCCCGAGGACTACGTGACCTGGGATTACTGCCGCGGATTCGCCGACGCCCACGGCATCTTCGGCGAACGCCGGCGCTGA
- the guaB gene encoding IMP dehydrogenase — translation MTPVRTGGDDPNKVAMLGLTFDDVLLLPAASDVVPNAVDTSSRLTREITLRVPLVSSAMDTVTESRMAIAMARAGGMGVLHRNLSIEAQASSVETVKRSEAGMVTDPVTCRPDNTLAEVDAMCGKYRISGLPVVDDRGDLVGIITNRDMRFEHDQSRPVSEVMTPAPLITAQEGVSAEAALGLLRRHKIEKLPIVDGAGKLTGLITVKDFVKTEQHPNATKDADGRLLVGAAVGAGDEAWNRAMALADAGVDVLVVDSAHGHSRGVLDMIAKLKAEFGGRVQLIGGNVATRDGAQALIDAGVDAVKVGVGPGSICTTRVVAGVGAPQITAILEACAAASAAGIPVVADGGLQYSGDVAKALAAGASTAMLGSLLAGTAESPGELILVNGKQFKSYRGMGSLGAMQGRGQGKSYSKDRYFQDDVLAEDKLVPEGIEGRVPFRGPLSQVIHQLVGGLRAAMGYTGASTIGELQQAQFVQITAAGLKESHPHDITLTAEAPNYYTR, via the coding sequence ATGACGCCCGTACGCACTGGTGGAGATGATCCGAACAAGGTCGCGATGCTCGGCCTGACCTTCGACGACGTGCTGCTGCTTCCGGCCGCATCCGACGTCGTTCCCAACGCCGTCGACACCTCGTCGAGGCTGACCCGGGAGATCACCCTCCGTGTGCCTCTGGTCAGCTCGGCGATGGACACGGTGACCGAGTCGCGGATGGCCATCGCCATGGCGCGCGCCGGTGGCATGGGCGTGCTGCACCGCAATCTGTCGATCGAGGCGCAGGCGTCGTCGGTCGAGACGGTCAAGCGGTCGGAGGCCGGCATGGTGACCGATCCGGTGACCTGCCGCCCGGACAACACCCTCGCCGAGGTCGACGCCATGTGCGGCAAGTACCGGATCTCCGGGCTGCCGGTCGTCGATGATCGCGGCGACCTGGTCGGCATCATCACCAACCGGGACATGCGCTTCGAGCACGACCAGTCCCGGCCGGTGTCCGAGGTGATGACCCCGGCGCCGCTGATCACCGCGCAGGAAGGCGTCTCCGCCGAGGCTGCGCTCGGGCTGCTGCGGCGGCACAAGATCGAGAAGCTGCCGATCGTCGACGGCGCGGGCAAGCTGACCGGCCTGATCACCGTCAAGGACTTCGTCAAGACCGAGCAGCACCCGAACGCCACCAAGGACGCCGACGGCCGCCTGCTGGTCGGCGCCGCGGTCGGTGCCGGCGACGAGGCCTGGAACCGGGCCATGGCGCTCGCCGATGCCGGCGTCGACGTGCTGGTCGTCGACAGCGCGCACGGTCATTCGCGCGGCGTGCTCGACATGATCGCCAAGCTCAAGGCCGAATTCGGCGGACGCGTCCAGCTGATCGGCGGCAACGTCGCCACCCGCGACGGTGCGCAGGCACTGATCGACGCCGGCGTGGATGCGGTGAAGGTCGGCGTCGGGCCGGGCTCCATCTGCACCACGCGCGTGGTCGCCGGCGTGGGCGCCCCGCAGATCACCGCGATCCTGGAGGCGTGCGCGGCCGCGTCGGCCGCCGGGATCCCGGTGGTGGCCGACGGCGGGCTGCAGTATTCGGGCGACGTCGCCAAGGCGCTCGCGGCCGGGGCGTCGACCGCGATGCTGGGCTCGCTGCTGGCCGGTACCGCCGAGTCGCCGGGTGAGCTGATCCTGGTCAACGGCAAGCAGTTCAAGAGCTACCGCGGCATGGGTTCGCTGGGCGCCATGCAGGGCCGCGGCCAGGGCAAGTCGTACTCGAAGGACCGCTACTTCCAGGACGACGTGCTCGCCGAGGACAAGCTGGTGCCCGAGGGCATCGAGGGCCGGGTGCCGTTCCGGGGCCCGCTGTCGCAGGTGATCCACCAGCTGGTGGGCGGGCTGCGCGCCGCGATGGGATACACCGGGGCGTCGACCATCGGTGAGCTTCAGCAGGCGCAGTTCGTGCAGATCACCGCGGCCGGACTCAAGGAGTCGCACCCGCACGACATCACGCTGACCGCCGAAGCCCCGAACTACTACACCCGCTGA
- a CDS encoding GuaB3 family IMP dehydrogenase-related protein has protein sequence MRDLVEFGMGRTARRTYELEDISIVPSRRTRSSKDVSTAWQIDAYRFETPILNHPTDAIGSPASVIELGRLGALGVLNGEGLWARHEDVEGKLAQLIEIADGDPDPSAAVRFLQELHAAPVKPALLAAAVAEVRAAGVTTAVRVSPQHAPELTPALLEAGLEILVVHGTIISAEHVAKAEGEPLNLKTFIADLDIPVIAGGVQDHRTALHLMRTGAAGVIVGYGSAEGATTTNEVLGIGVAMATAIADAAAARRDYLDETGGRYVHVIADGDLHTSGDVAKAIACGADAVSLGTPLAAGAEAPGRGWYWPSAAAHPDTPRGALLQVAEEETRASFERILTGPSDDPDGLLNLIGALRRSMAKAGYADLKEFQKVGLSVRG, from the coding sequence GTGCGTGACCTCGTCGAATTCGGTATGGGCCGGACGGCCCGCCGGACCTATGAACTCGAAGACATCTCGATCGTGCCGTCCCGGCGCACCCGGTCGTCCAAGGATGTCTCCACGGCCTGGCAGATCGACGCGTACCGCTTCGAGACGCCGATCCTGAACCACCCGACCGACGCGATCGGCTCCCCGGCATCGGTGATCGAACTCGGCCGGCTCGGCGCGCTCGGCGTCCTGAACGGTGAGGGCCTGTGGGCCCGGCACGAGGACGTCGAGGGCAAGCTCGCCCAGCTGATCGAGATCGCCGACGGCGATCCGGATCCGTCGGCCGCGGTGCGGTTCCTGCAGGAGCTGCACGCCGCGCCGGTGAAGCCCGCGCTGCTGGCCGCCGCCGTGGCGGAGGTCCGCGCGGCCGGTGTGACCACCGCGGTCCGGGTGAGCCCGCAGCACGCGCCCGAGCTGACGCCCGCGCTGCTGGAGGCCGGGCTGGAGATCCTGGTGGTGCACGGCACCATCATCTCCGCGGAGCATGTCGCGAAGGCCGAGGGCGAACCGCTCAATCTGAAGACCTTCATCGCCGACCTCGACATCCCGGTGATCGCCGGTGGCGTGCAGGATCACCGCACCGCGCTGCACCTGATGCGGACCGGTGCGGCCGGCGTGATCGTCGGCTACGGCTCGGCGGAGGGCGCCACCACCACCAACGAGGTGCTCGGCATCGGCGTCGCCATGGCGACCGCGATCGCCGACGCCGCCGCCGCGCGCCGCGACTACCTGGACGAGACCGGCGGACGCTACGTGCACGTGATCGCCGACGGTGATCTGCACACCTCCGGCGACGTCGCCAAGGCCATCGCCTGCGGCGCCGACGCGGTCTCCCTCGGCACGCCGCTGGCGGCCGGCGCGGAGGCCCCGGGCCGGGGCTGGTACTGGCCGTCCGCCGCCGCTCACCCGGACACCCCGCGCGGCGCGCTGCTGCAGGTGGCCGAGGAGGAGACGCGGGCGAGTTTCGAGCGCATCCTGACCGGACCGTCCGACGACCCCGACGGCCTGCTCAACCTGATCGGCGCGCTGCGCCGGTCGATGGCGAAGGCCGGATACGCGGATCTGAAGGAATTTCAGAAGGTGGGCCTGTCCGTTCGGGGCTAG
- a CDS encoding DUF1622 domain-containing protein — protein MEDVFTWVAVAFEALGAVVMVVGTVVAIVLGVRAGLRGRPGEEVFAVVRQTLGGAILLGLEVLVAADLVRTITSKPSLQDALILGIIVLIRTILSISIQIEIEGVLPWRRALLTSGATVVAHQVAKDRAASR, from the coding sequence ATGGAGGACGTGTTCACGTGGGTGGCGGTCGCCTTCGAGGCGCTCGGCGCTGTGGTGATGGTCGTGGGCACCGTCGTCGCGATCGTCCTGGGCGTCCGGGCCGGTCTGCGTGGCCGGCCGGGGGAGGAGGTCTTCGCCGTCGTCCGCCAGACGCTCGGCGGGGCGATCCTGCTGGGTCTCGAGGTGCTGGTGGCCGCCGATCTGGTCCGGACCATCACGTCCAAGCCGTCGCTGCAGGATGCGCTGATCCTCGGCATCATCGTGCTGATCCGGACGATCCTGTCGATCTCCATCCAGATCGAGATCGAGGGCGTGCTGCCGTGGCGGCGGGCCCTGCTCACCAGCGGTGCGACCGTCGTCGCCCATCAGGTGGCGAAGGATCGGGCGGCGTCCAGGTAA